The Chryseolinea soli nucleotide sequence GAAACTTTGGTATCGTCACCTCCTTCCTGTTCAAGGCCCACCCCGTGAGCACCGTCTATGGCGGGCCCATGCTGTGGCATTTGGAAGACGCCAAGGAGATGATGAAATGGTTTGATGATCTCATGCGGAAAGCACCCGATGACCTCTATGGGTTCTTTGCCTTCCTGGTAGTGCCCCCGGTGGCACCATTCCCGCCGGAACTGCAGTCCAAGAACATGTGTGGCATTGTTTGGTGTTACACCGGCGCACTGGAGGATGCTGAGAATGCATTCAAGCCCATCCGCGCCTTCAAAAAACCTGCCCTCGATTTTGCGGGCCCGATTCCTCACCCGGTGCTCCAAAGCTTGTTCGACGCTTTATACCCGGCCGGCATGCAGTGGTACTGGAAAGGCGACCACGTGAACACGTTGCCCGACAAGGCCATCGACATTCACCTGAAATATGGCTCGAACCTGCCCAGCATGTTCTCGACCATGCACCTGTACCCCACCAACGGCGCCGCCGCCAAAGTAGGAAATAAGGATACGGCCTGGAACTACCGCGACAGCACCTACACCATGGTGATTGCCGGCATCGATCCGGATCCAGTCAAAAAAGATGTCATCACCGATTGGGCGCGGCACTACTGGGAAGATCTTCATCCCCACAGCGCCGGTGGTTCCTACATCAACTTCATGATGGAAGAAGGCCAGGATCGCATCAAGGCCACCTATGGCGACAACTACGACAGGCTGGTGACAGTGAAGAAAAAATACGACCCAAAAAACCTGTTTAGTGTCAACCAGAATATAAAGCCGTGAGGCATTCCTAAACATCTCCTGCGTCCCGCCATCGCACAACGCGCCGGGCGCAGGAGATTATTTTTTTACGCCGGGAGCCGCAAATTTCTGGTAATAAAATGCCGGGATCAGCAACATGAGCAAGGTGGGATTTAACACGAGCCGGTGCAGGAAGGAGATCAGCGGCCCGTTGTAGGAAGGAAAATACACTTTCAATACGAAATACGGCAAGAGGAAAAACACCAGTCCCGTCAACTGTACGTAGACGGAGAAGATCACGTATTTGCGTTCTTCGAACAAGGCATAGATCAATCCGATGGTCAACGCATCGTTCAGAAAAAAGCGAAGGGTGCGGTTGAACAGGAAGTGACTTAGTTTTGAATCGCCAAAGCCCACCCACGCGGCCACGTCCACGCGTTGCAAAAGAAACACGGCAATCAATCCCGCGACACTGAAGACACCCCAGGCGATGCGATAGCCCTTCATGCTTTTTGCCGTTTAACCCCGGAATATTTTCGCACCCACCAGATCCACAAGACGAATACGACGACATAAAGAAATGCCGTGAACAAATATTTATGGGTGAAGTACATCGCGTTAGGCATATAGATCGCCACCCAAAACAACAAAATGAGGCGCCCGAGATTGGCCACGTGCAGAATGGCAAGTCCAAGGGGCGCAAACCACCACAACGGTCGGCTTATGGGCCCGAACGCAAACAGGAAAGCCAGAAAAATGATAGCGACGTTGATGCCGTTACATCCCTCGTAGACGGCCAGGATATTACGGTCCTCGAACACGATGTTTGTGATGGGCGATTTCGTCTCGTCATGAATCTGCGTGGGCCAGCCGCACACATTCAATATCCCTGATGTCTGGCGAGTGGCTTCGCGTGTGGCCCCGTCTACCTGGGGGCGATAGCTCGAGACATAGGCACCATACAGCAAATTGACGACGACGTAGATGCCTACAAACTTGAGGAGAAAAAATATGGTCGGTTTGAATTCGTGCAATGACATGGACATGCGTTCTGTTTTTTTTACTTCCCTATCCGGTTGGCGATGACGAACGCACGATCACTTTTGCAGGCACCCCTACGGCCGTAACTCCCGGACCAATGTCCCGGATGACCGCGGCGCCCATGCCGATCTTGCTCCTGTCGCCGATGTGCACCCGGTTCTTGATGTTGGCTCCCGCACCGACGAGCACTGCTTCGCCAATGGTGACCTGGCCGGCAATGTTCACGCCGGGCATGATGGAAGAACAATCGCCGATCCGCGAGTCGTGGCCCACGGTGCAGTTGAGGTTTAGCAACACGTGTTTGCCCAATACGATGTCGTTGGTGAGCACGCTGCCAGCACAGAGGATGCTCCCCACGCCGATTTGTATGGCATATTCATCCTGGAGGATGACCGAAGGATGCTTCAATACAGGAAAGACGACCCGTGCCGGATCGATCCGCTGGGCCACGGCGGCCTTGCTGACCGGGTCGCCCAACGCCAAAATTAAATGTATCGGATCGTGGAAGGCTTCCAGCACCTCCACACTGCCCAGCACGCGAAGATCGTTTATCGCGGTGCGGGGTGCGATGGCGTCGTCGAGGAAACCGATGGGCTTGAAGCCTCCCGCCGCACGGGCCAGCGACAGCACTTCCCTGCCCAATCCTCCTGCGCCATAGATCAAGAGCGGTATCATAGGGGTGGCGTATTATATTTGATGACCCGGGCGGGATTTCCTACCACCACGGCATAGTCCGGCACATCCCTGACCACTACGGCGCCTGCCCCCACCGTTGCCCAGGCGCCAACTCTTTTGCCGGGAATAATGGTTGCCCCGGCTCCGACAAAGGCTCCCTGGCCCACCTGCACCGTGCCACACAAGATGACGCCCGGCGCCAGGTGCACAAAGTCGGACAACACACAATCGTGGTCCACCTGCGCGCCTGTGTTCACAATGACATGCTCGCCAACGCGCGCCTGTGCCTGTACGATCGCTCCATGCAGGATCATGCTGCCCGCACCCACCTCAGCAAACGGCGACATGACCACCGACGGGTGGACAGTGCTCGTAAACCGGTGGATGGTACCACTCACCACCCGTTTGCGCACGGCATTGTCGCCGATGGCCACGATGGCGTGGGCGTCGGCACGGAATGACCGGTCGTAGACGCCGCGCTGTGGCACGCCAAACAA carries:
- a CDS encoding acetyltransferase produces the protein MGTNDVILQGGGEHARVVLDSLLAQGANVIALFDPKFSGTLFGVPQRGVYDRSFRADAHAIVAIGDNAVRKRVVSGTIHRFTSTVHPSVVMSPFAEVGAGSMILHGAIVQAQARVGEHVIVNTGAQVDHDCVLSDFVHLAPGVILCGTVQVGQGAFVGAGATIIPGKRVGAWATVGAGAVVVRDVPDYAVVVGNPARVIKYNTPPL
- a CDS encoding acetyltransferase, with protein sequence MIPLLIYGAGGLGREVLSLARAAGGFKPIGFLDDAIAPRTAINDLRVLGSVEVLEAFHDPIHLILALGDPVSKAAVAQRIDPARVVFPVLKHPSVILQDEYAIQIGVGSILCAGSVLTNDIVLGKHVLLNLNCTVGHDSRIGDCSSIMPGVNIAGQVTIGEAVLVGAGANIKNRVHIGDRSKIGMGAAVIRDIGPGVTAVGVPAKVIVRSSSPTG
- a CDS encoding exosortase F system-associated membrane protein, encoding MKGYRIAWGVFSVAGLIAVFLLQRVDVAAWVGFGDSKLSHFLFNRTLRFFLNDALTIGLIYALFEERKYVIFSVYVQLTGLVFFLLPYFVLKVYFPSYNGPLISFLHRLVLNPTLLMLLIPAFYYQKFAAPGVKK
- a CDS encoding FAD-binding oxidoreductase; the encoded protein is MITTLENETRTLDEQALSTLRTQLRGLIITRNDASYDTDRKVYNGMIDKRPLLIVKCRDVADVMATVNFARDQKLVLAVRGGGHNGGGLGICDNGVVLDLSLMKSIRVDPGNKTVRVDGGCTLADMDHATHAFGLAVPCGVNGTTGIGGLALGGGLGYLTRRYGLTIDNILEVDMVLADGSFVTANAKQNEDLYWAVRGGGGNFGIVTSFLFKAHPVSTVYGGPMLWHLEDAKEMMKWFDDLMRKAPDDLYGFFAFLVVPPVAPFPPELQSKNMCGIVWCYTGALEDAENAFKPIRAFKKPALDFAGPIPHPVLQSLFDALYPAGMQWYWKGDHVNTLPDKAIDIHLKYGSNLPSMFSTMHLYPTNGAAAKVGNKDTAWNYRDSTYTMVIAGIDPDPVKKDVITDWARHYWEDLHPHSAGGSYINFMMEEGQDRIKATYGDNYDRLVTVKKKYDPKNLFSVNQNIKP
- the xrtF gene encoding exosortase family protein XrtF, with protein sequence MSMSLHEFKPTIFFLLKFVGIYVVVNLLYGAYVSSYRPQVDGATREATRQTSGILNVCGWPTQIHDETKSPITNIVFEDRNILAVYEGCNGINVAIIFLAFLFAFGPISRPLWWFAPLGLAILHVANLGRLILLFWVAIYMPNAMYFTHKYLFTAFLYVVVFVLWIWWVRKYSGVKRQKA